One Aquisediminimonas profunda genomic region harbors:
- a CDS encoding type II secretion system F family protein — MSPQVVRIFLLILIFGSVMLAIEGIVGWLRASRGSERAINKRLKMIRSGIDRSVVMSRLRRDDRRDANLPEPIAGLWRVMGRILHGAGLSASPGLILLVMASAFTVLMVSLSAFVYLGGLGFNLGKLLMIFVFSISAAFGLPFLVLSRMADNRRKKMEAQFPVALDVFVRGLRAGHPVASALDLLTKEMTDPIGSEFGLVTDEISYGADMRDSLQAMADRWNLQDMQMFVVCLAVQNETGGNLAEILENLAGVIRERASMFMKVRALSSEGRMTALILTALPVLAFVALFILNPSFYLDVSNDPAFLPGFLGLVVLYFIGFFSIRRMIDLEV, encoded by the coding sequence CTTTTGATCCTGATCTTCGGATCGGTGATGCTTGCTATTGAGGGCATTGTGGGCTGGCTTCGCGCCAGCAGAGGTTCTGAAAGGGCAATCAACAAACGTTTGAAGATGATCCGGTCTGGCATCGACAGATCTGTCGTCATGTCGCGCCTGCGACGCGATGATCGCCGGGATGCAAACCTGCCCGAGCCGATAGCTGGCCTTTGGCGCGTCATGGGGCGCATTTTGCATGGCGCGGGCCTTTCCGCATCGCCAGGCCTGATTCTGCTCGTGATGGCGAGCGCATTTACAGTGCTGATGGTGAGCCTGTCGGCCTTTGTGTATTTGGGTGGACTCGGGTTTAACCTCGGGAAATTGCTGATGATATTTGTATTTTCGATATCAGCAGCATTTGGACTGCCATTTCTCGTCCTGTCCCGGATGGCTGACAATCGGCGCAAGAAGATGGAAGCCCAGTTTCCGGTTGCACTCGATGTGTTTGTGCGAGGCCTGCGCGCAGGTCACCCCGTGGCATCAGCCCTTGATCTTTTGACCAAGGAAATGACTGATCCGATCGGAAGTGAGTTCGGCCTCGTGACTGACGAAATTTCCTACGGAGCCGATATGAGGGATTCCCTCCAGGCAATGGCTGACCGCTGGAATTTGCAGGACATGCAAATGTTCGTCGTGTGTCTCGCAGTGCAAAACGAAACCGGAGGCAATCTTGCCGAGATCCTCGAAAACCTTGCCGGGGTCATTCGTGAGCGTGCAAGCATGTTCATGAAGGTTCGGGCGCTGAGTTCCGAAGGGCGCATGACGGCACTCATTCTCACTGCCTTGCCAGTGCTGGCCTTTGTTGCCTTGTTTATTCTGAATCCTTCTTTCTATCTTGACGTTTCCAACGATCCCGCATTCTTGCCCGGCTTTCTCGGACTCGTTGTTCTCTATTTCATCGGCTTCTTCTCGATCCGCCGCATGATCGACCTGGAGGTTTGA
- a CDS encoding type II secretion system F family protein gives MEGLLAQNWGRMAVLAAIFALVVIGVLVLNAFVAGRQAVRRRIEASAGQLPDGSAMSLRADATRNAWTRLVDAIERRGLSLSDTNAEGLRARLISAGYSSTYAPRWFTLIRLGMTLGFPLLFITVSLTSNESPSLIKLYFIGSISAVAGLYLPNLWITARSDRRQQKIVNGFPDALDLMLVCVEAGLGIEAAFDRVGREMSISHSLVSEMLGNVVLELRAGRSREESLRRMADRVQVDEIRSFSTLLIQSDKLGSSIGTTLRIYAAEMREKRRMRAEEKAHRLPVLLSIPLVACMLPVMIGVLMLPAGIRVIRQILPVLAGG, from the coding sequence ATGGAAGGCTTGCTCGCACAAAATTGGGGCCGGATGGCTGTCCTCGCCGCCATTTTCGCATTGGTCGTCATTGGGGTACTTGTTCTCAATGCCTTTGTCGCGGGCCGGCAAGCTGTTCGTAGAAGGATAGAAGCGAGCGCAGGTCAATTGCCGGACGGTAGCGCGATGTCATTGCGCGCGGATGCCACACGCAACGCATGGACCCGATTGGTCGATGCAATCGAAAGACGGGGACTATCGCTATCGGACACAAACGCTGAGGGGTTGCGGGCCAGATTGATTTCAGCGGGTTATAGTTCGACCTACGCTCCGCGATGGTTCACTCTGATCCGGTTGGGAATGACGCTCGGGTTTCCGCTACTTTTCATTACTGTCAGCTTGACGTCTAACGAGTCACCGTCCCTTATAAAGCTATACTTTATAGGATCTATTTCAGCCGTTGCGGGGCTCTATCTCCCGAATTTGTGGATTACGGCGCGCTCCGATCGGCGACAGCAAAAGATTGTCAATGGGTTCCCGGATGCACTCGATCTCATGTTGGTCTGCGTAGAAGCCGGATTGGGGATTGAGGCCGCCTTTGATCGCGTTGGCCGGGAAATGAGCATTTCACATTCCCTCGTTTCGGAGATGCTGGGCAATGTTGTGCTTGAACTGCGAGCAGGTCGGAGTCGAGAAGAGTCGCTTCGGCGCATGGCCGATCGGGTGCAGGTCGACGAGATTCGGTCTTTTTCGACACTTTTGATCCAATCGGACAAACTCGGATCAAGCATTGGGACGACCTTGAGGATCTACGCCGCAGAAATGCGGGAAAAGCGTCGCATGCGCGCTGAGGAAAAAGCGCATCGCTTGCCAGTTCTTTTGTCCATTCCCCTCGTTGCATGCATGCTGCCTGTCATGATCGGCGTTCTCATGCTGCCCGCCGGTATTCGGGTAATTCGGCAGATTCTTCCAGTTCTAGCAGGAGGCTAA
- a CDS encoding LytR C-terminal domain-containing protein yields the protein MSQGRALFARGEYALAIEEFRKAVREAPQSPEGYNGLASAYDMIGRFDLASRNYELALAYAPDDGRIYRNMARSLRMQGRDGEAEALLAEWDAIKEKPSIAQQAASVSEEKTGNIAQLPIVTPVANEVASSLPNAPTPPMTIQPADVRLATDPQPVSRGKSIQIALDAPKSHAVSEAVKLKAQSMTPARIMIAPRSVAVKADAPAVVRTAAASAIRIMNAGARKGAAQKMQALLARNGTVSRIADADRRLAQSWIVYPKNARAEALALQGRLPIAVRTVADSRVRRVTLLLGQDAAAYLAKIGRSARRG from the coding sequence ATGTCTCAAGGTCGCGCTCTGTTCGCTCGAGGTGAGTATGCCCTTGCTATTGAAGAGTTTCGCAAGGCCGTCCGCGAAGCGCCGCAATCCCCTGAAGGTTATAATGGCTTGGCATCTGCCTATGACATGATTGGGCGATTTGATCTGGCCAGCCGCAATTATGAACTTGCTCTTGCTTACGCTCCAGATGACGGTCGCATCTACCGGAATATGGCGCGCTCGCTAAGAATGCAGGGGCGGGACGGGGAAGCCGAAGCTTTGCTGGCAGAGTGGGATGCCATCAAGGAAAAGCCCAGCATTGCGCAACAAGCAGCGTCGGTGAGCGAAGAGAAAACCGGAAATATTGCGCAGTTGCCGATCGTTACACCAGTTGCGAATGAGGTAGCATCCTCATTGCCCAATGCTCCGACGCCTCCCATGACAATACAGCCCGCAGATGTAAGACTTGCCACTGATCCCCAGCCAGTCAGCAGGGGAAAAAGCATCCAGATTGCTCTTGATGCACCCAAATCCCATGCCGTTTCAGAAGCTGTAAAGCTCAAGGCTCAGTCTATGACTCCTGCGCGGATAATGATCGCTCCACGTAGTGTCGCAGTGAAGGCCGACGCACCGGCCGTCGTGCGCACTGCCGCCGCATCCGCCATTCGGATCATGAATGCCGGTGCTCGCAAGGGCGCAGCGCAAAAAATGCAAGCATTGCTGGCACGTAACGGAACGGTTTCCCGGATTGCTGATGCCGATCGGCGCCTTGCTCAATCCTGGATTGTCTATCCGAAAAACGCTCGAGCCGAAGCTTTAGCGCTTCAAGGCAGGCTGCCTATCGCTGTGCGAACCGTGGCAGACAGCCGTGTTCGCCGAGTCACGCTTTTGCTTGGTCAGGATGCAGCGGCCTATTTGGCGAAGATTGGCAGGAGCGCAAGACGCGGGTGA
- a CDS encoding tetratricopeptide repeat protein has protein sequence MGLAALRLGRINAAKASLDEALQRCPDRWQSLNALGVLADRKGDWEAGRIAYAKALALAPDQPAVLNNVGFSLLLQRRFGEAEIFLTKAMSLAPADERISNNLDLAQAGQGKPITASNEAQAYRLNNAGYMAYLGGNLEAAKSYFNEAIKLSPSYFERAASNLEMAEGRQEK, from the coding sequence ATGGGGCTTGCTGCGCTTCGCTTGGGAAGAATCAATGCAGCCAAGGCTTCGTTGGATGAAGCTTTGCAGCGGTGCCCAGATCGCTGGCAGTCCCTGAACGCGCTTGGTGTTCTTGCTGATCGTAAAGGCGACTGGGAAGCCGGGCGCATTGCCTACGCAAAGGCGTTGGCGTTGGCGCCGGACCAGCCTGCCGTCTTAAACAATGTGGGTTTTTCGTTGTTGTTACAACGCCGGTTTGGCGAAGCGGAAATCTTTCTCACCAAAGCGATGTCACTTGCACCTGCTGATGAGCGGATATCTAACAATCTAGATCTGGCACAAGCAGGCCAAGGAAAGCCGATCACAGCAAGTAATGAAGCACAGGCCTATCGGCTCAACAATGCCGGTTATATGGCTTACCTAGGCGGTAATCTTGAAGCCGCAAAAAGCTATTTCAACGAAGCGATCAAGCTCAGCCCATCCTATTTCGAACGCGCTGCTTCCAATCTTGAAATGGCGGAAGGCAGGCAGGAGAAATGA